Proteins from a genomic interval of Streptomyces sp. TLI_235:
- a CDS encoding nucleoid-associated protein YgaU: MPVVSLAHRILQVLLALACAAGLWTAFAASAQAAPAHTASAAVSAAGTVATAANAAPAAVPAAGQGVDWDKVAACESGGRWHANTGNGYYGGLQFNQATWRANGGTAYAARPDLATREQQITVAEHLAARRGLAPWPHCGARAGGRPAAGHHTVPAPRPAQRPAAQQPTAAEEPAADHAAVAEPDTARATDPASADDGTVVVQDGDTLDGIAQAQQVAGGWPALYAANQDTIGDNPDLILVGQSLRLP, encoded by the coding sequence GTGCCCGTCGTGTCCCTCGCCCACCGGATCCTGCAGGTACTCCTCGCCCTCGCCTGCGCCGCCGGCCTGTGGACCGCCTTCGCCGCGTCCGCGCAGGCCGCCCCCGCACACACCGCGTCCGCCGCCGTGAGCGCCGCGGGTACGGTCGCCACCGCGGCGAACGCGGCGCCCGCAGCCGTACCGGCCGCCGGGCAAGGTGTGGACTGGGACAAGGTCGCGGCGTGCGAGAGCGGCGGACGGTGGCACGCCAACACCGGCAACGGCTACTACGGCGGCCTCCAGTTCAACCAAGCGACGTGGCGGGCCAACGGCGGCACCGCGTACGCGGCCCGCCCCGACCTCGCCACCCGCGAGCAGCAGATCACGGTGGCCGAACACCTCGCAGCCCGCCGCGGCCTTGCGCCCTGGCCGCACTGCGGCGCCCGCGCCGGCGGACGACCCGCCGCCGGCCACCACACCGTCCCCGCGCCGCGACCGGCGCAGCGGCCCGCTGCCCAGCAGCCGACCGCCGCCGAGGAGCCCGCCGCCGACCATGCGGCTGTCGCCGAGCCGGACACGGCCCGGGCCACCGATCCCGCGTCTGCGGACGACGGCACCGTCGTCGTGCAGGACGGCGACACCCTCGACGGCATCGCCCAGGCGCAGCAGGTGGCCGGCGGCTGGCCCGCCCTCTACGCGGCGAACCAGGACACCATCGGCGACAACCCCGACCTCATCCTGGTCGGGCAGTCCCTGCGGCTGCCCTGA